Proteins from a single region of Maledivibacter sp.:
- the sdaAB gene encoding L-serine ammonia-lyase, iron-sulfur-dependent subunit beta — MNNYSAFEIIGPRMIGPSSSHTAGAARLGKIAGKLANYDVKRVKFILHGSFAKTYKGHGTDRALMAGILGMKESDEKLKNSLKIAENKDIDYEFLEDDLGEVHPNTVKFMIEKSDGRKIELMGSSIGGGNIKIIELNGLKLEFTGQYPTIITRHSDHPGIIAKITKILAYYKINIAFMSVYRQDKGQDAFMVIESDNRLEPKLVEYIQKSVDEIKNIYLINSI, encoded by the coding sequence ATGAATAATTACAGTGCATTTGAGATAATAGGCCCTAGAATGATTGGACCCTCTAGTTCCCATACTGCTGGGGCAGCTAGGTTGGGAAAGATCGCGGGTAAGCTGGCAAATTATGATGTTAAAAGGGTGAAATTTATACTTCATGGATCCTTTGCTAAAACATACAAAGGACATGGGACAGATAGGGCCCTTATGGCGGGGATTTTAGGTATGAAGGAAAGTGATGAGAAACTCAAAAATTCCCTTAAGATTGCAGAAAATAAGGATATAGACTATGAATTTTTGGAGGATGATTTAGGAGAAGTTCATCCAAATACAGTTAAGTTTATGATTGAAAAATCCGATGGAAGAAAAATAGAACTTATGGGGTCATCTATCGGTGGGGGAAACATAAAAATCATTGAGTTGAATGGGTTAAAGCTTGAATTTACAGGACAGTATCCAACTATCATAACTAGACATTCAGATCATCCAGGTATTATAGCAAAAATCACAAAAATTTTAGCCTATTATAAAATTAATATAGCCTTTATGAGTGTATATAGACAGGATAAGGGACAGGATGCATTTATGGTAATCGAGTCCGATAATAGGTTAGAGCCTAAGCTAGTTGAATATATACAGAAGTCCGTAGACGAAATAAAAAATATTTACTTGATAAATTCTATATAA
- the sdaAA gene encoding L-serine ammonia-lyase, iron-sulfur-dependent, subunit alpha — MKYKFNSGEELVGLCKNYDKKIWEIMILREVENSDKTKEEIFNLMKENLYVMKKAVEKGLTQDIKSVSGLVGGDAKLLRRRYEDKKTVSGSRMLKAVASAMAVLEVNASMGQVVAAPTAGSCGILPGVLITIGEELSVNEEKLVNGLFTASAIGLIIAQNATVSGAEGGCQAETGTASAMAAAAVVEILGGSPESALHASAMTIKNILGLVCDPIAGLVECPCVKRNAIGTANALISADMALAGIESIIPFDEVVNAMYRVGKSLPIALKETALGGLAATPTGKRIMNEIFHT, encoded by the coding sequence ATGAAGTATAAATTTAATAGTGGTGAGGAGCTAGTAGGGCTTTGTAAAAATTACGATAAAAAGATATGGGAGATTATGATCTTAAGGGAAGTTGAAAATTCAGATAAGACCAAGGAAGAAATTTTCAATTTGATGAAGGAAAATCTATATGTGATGAAGAAAGCCGTTGAAAAAGGACTTACACAGGATATTAAATCTGTGAGTGGTCTTGTTGGAGGAGATGCAAAACTGCTTAGACGAAGATATGAAGATAAAAAAACTGTTTCCGGAAGTAGAATGCTTAAGGCAGTGGCTAGTGCAATGGCAGTTTTAGAAGTGAATGCATCTATGGGACAAGTGGTAGCGGCTCCCACTGCAGGTTCCTGTGGAATTTTACCTGGAGTTTTGATAACTATTGGTGAAGAGCTTAGTGTAAATGAAGAAAAATTAGTTAATGGTTTATTTACTGCTTCCGCTATTGGACTCATTATAGCTCAAAATGCCACTGTTTCTGGTGCTGAAGGTGGGTGCCAAGCTGAGACTGGAACTGCTTCTGCTATGGCGGCAGCAGCTGTTGTTGAAATCTTAGGGGGAAGCCCTGAGTCAGCCCTCCATGCATCTGCAATGACAATAAAAAATATTTTGGGATTAGTATGTGATCCTATAGCCGGTTTAGTAGAATGTCCATGTGTAAAGAGAAATGCCATAGGAACAGCAAATGCACTGATTTCAGCGGATATGGCTTTAGCAGGTATAGAAAGCATCATACCCTTCGATGAAGTGGTTAATGCCATGTATAGGGTGGGAAAATCTTTGCCAATAGCTTTAAAAGAAACGGCATTGGGTGGATTGGCGGCTACCCCAACGGGTAAAAGAATAATGAATGAAATTTTTCATACATAG
- a CDS encoding Gx transporter family protein has protein sequence MRSTRKLVMLGLFISMALALNIYEKMIPVPFIAPGAKLGLSNIITLTVLMIFGFKDAFIVLIARILLGSIFGGGISGFIYSVSGGILSILAMAFIKRLGKENVSVIGISVVGAVFHNIGQLLAAALIINNINIFIYLPILFIAAIGTGIFVGLTTKYLLLALKRITR, from the coding sequence ATGAGAAGCACAAGAAAATTAGTAATGCTGGGGTTATTTATATCAATGGCTCTAGCCCTTAATATATATGAAAAAATGATACCTGTACCCTTTATAGCACCTGGAGCAAAGCTGGGACTTTCCAATATAATAACCTTGACTGTCCTTATGATCTTTGGGTTTAAAGATGCCTTTATTGTACTCATAGCTAGGATATTATTAGGCTCAATATTTGGGGGAGGAATATCGGGATTTATATATAGTGTTTCAGGTGGGATACTGAGTATTTTAGCCATGGCGTTTATTAAAAGACTGGGGAAGGAAAATGTCAGTGTAATAGGAATAAGTGTTGTTGGGGCAGTATTTCATAATATAGGACAATTATTGGCAGCAGCCCTTATTATTAACAACATAAATATATTTATATATTTACCCATACTATTTATTGCTGCAATAGGTACGGGTATATTTGTTGGCTTAACAACAAAGTATCTTTTATTAGCTTTAAAGAGAATTACTAGATAG
- a CDS encoding methyl-accepting chemotaxis protein — MKTGQSLEIKVERELYGIPFKAIYIPIKDENGTIVGGVALGYELEVEENITNISEGLLESIENILGYINKISSGSKSQETISEDMVGTVQGSEDNYKKTDEVLNFIKMVSNQTNLLALNAQIEAARAGEAGRGFSVVANEVKKLGASSADAVNDVRTILEEIKKSNQLTKSLVEKSRSISSEHVEDIEQIFAAVQELNSLIISLKDLAKSL; from the coding sequence ATGAAGACAGGACAATCCTTAGAAATAAAGGTAGAGAGAGAACTGTATGGGATTCCATTTAAAGCTATCTATATTCCGATAAAGGATGAAAATGGGACAATAGTGGGAGGCGTAGCATTAGGATATGAACTTGAGGTAGAAGAAAATATAACTAATATTAGTGAAGGACTTTTAGAATCCATAGAAAACATCTTGGGGTACATAAATAAAATATCCAGTGGTTCCAAGAGCCAAGAGACTATAAGTGAAGATATGGTGGGAACTGTACAAGGCTCCGAAGATAATTATAAAAAGACAGACGAGGTTTTAAATTTTATAAAAATGGTTTCAAATCAAACCAATCTTTTAGCATTAAATGCACAAATAGAAGCAGCTAGGGCAGGTGAAGCTGGTAGAGGTTTTAGTGTTGTGGCCAATGAAGTGAAAAAACTTGGGGCTTCTAGTGCCGATGCAGTTAATGATGTCAGAACTATACTAGAAGAAATAAAAAAATCGAATCAATTAACAAAAAGCTTAGTTGAAAAGAGTAGATCCATATCCAGCGAGCATGTCGAAGATATAGAGCAAATATTTGCTGCTGTTCAAGAATTAAATAGCTTAATTATTTCTTTAAAGGATTTAGCTAAAAGTCTTTAA
- a CDS encoding TIGR02206 family membrane protein — protein sequence MLLLFAVVKGRLALCDIFDMNLFWNNTVGRGIYDSFSKSHILTLCFILGLIFLMFSNKERLREPNTRVKIGRVLAFILFLQSFFLHFWYIERGVFTIQESLPLYLCRITVILCIFMILKESYSIFQVVYFWGLGGASQALLFPDTGGFLFPHWMFIEFFVGHGAILIATFFMIIAYEYKPTLKSLKKTFHWSYIYLAFVGIFNYIVDGNYSYLRSKPLASSVLDYFPPYPYYIPILVAGMFLIFTLIYIPYYIHDLKRKKLDNVIKA from the coding sequence TTGTTACTATTATTTGCTGTTGTTAAGGGTAGACTTGCTTTGTGTGATATTTTTGACATGAACTTATTCTGGAATAATACTGTGGGAAGGGGTATATATGATTCTTTTTCTAAAAGCCATATATTAACTTTATGCTTTATTCTAGGTCTTATTTTTTTGATGTTTTCTAATAAAGAGAGGCTTAGAGAACCAAATACTAGAGTAAAAATAGGAAGAGTATTGGCATTCATTCTATTTCTCCAATCCTTTTTTCTGCATTTTTGGTATATTGAAAGGGGAGTATTTACTATCCAAGAATCATTGCCATTATATCTATGTAGAATAACTGTTATACTTTGTATTTTTATGATCTTAAAAGAAAGCTACTCTATTTTTCAAGTAGTTTATTTTTGGGGATTAGGAGGTGCAAGCCAAGCCCTTTTATTTCCTGATACGGGGGGATTTCTATTTCCCCATTGGATGTTCATTGAATTTTTTGTAGGTCACGGTGCAATATTAATTGCTACCTTTTTCATGATAATTGCCTATGAATATAAACCTACACTAAAATCCTTAAAGAAGACATTCCACTGGAGTTATATATATTTGGCCTTTGTTGGAATATTTAATTATATAGTTGATGGAAATTATTCATATCTGAGAAGTAAGCCGTTGGCATCATCAGTACTTGATTATTTCCCTCCATATCCATACTATATTCCAATATTAGTAGCGGGAATGTTCCTTATTTTCACCCTCATATATATACCTTACTATATACATGATCTGAAAAGAAAAAAACTTGATAATGTGATAAAAGCTTAG
- a CDS encoding BlaI/MecI/CopY family transcriptional regulator yields the protein MKEIPQISDSEWKIMKILWEKSPQTAGEIIEILGESTNWRPTTVKTLISRLVKKNAVAFEKKNRYYYYFPLVTESECAKEEGKSFLRKVYGGALKPMIANFLEIQKLSQEDIDDLKRILDEKKD from the coding sequence ATGAAGGAAATACCGCAAATATCAGATTCAGAATGGAAAATTATGAAGATACTTTGGGAAAAATCACCACAGACAGCTGGTGAAATCATTGAAATATTAGGGGAGAGTACTAATTGGAGACCTACTACTGTGAAGACATTGATCAGTAGATTGGTAAAGAAGAATGCCGTGGCTTTTGAGAAAAAAAACAGATATTATTACTATTTTCCTTTAGTAACTGAGTCAGAGTGTGCTAAGGAAGAAGGCAAGTCATTTCTAAGAAAAGTATATGGAGGGGCGTTGAAGCCAATGATTGCAAATTTTTTAGAAATCCAGAAATTATCCCAAGAGGATATTGACGATTTGAAACGGATTTTAGATGAGAAGAAGGATTGA